The genomic window CGAAACATTCTCCCGCCGGCACCCGCAGCGAGACGTCGTCCACCGCAGTAAAGCCGCCGAAGGTTTTCCGCAGATTTTCCGCCTCGACCACAACCCCCGACATCCCTGTTCCCCTTTCGTCCAGCCCTTTCAAGGATACTGCTGCGGCGGTCTGTTGCAATGCTTTTACCACCGCCTGAACCGCCTGCGAAACTTTTGAGTTACCCGCGTCCGGCGGCGCCCGAAACCTGGGCCCCTGCTATAATTGCCGCATGACCCTGAAAAAGGCCCTTACCTTCGGACTTGTTGTACTGGCCGGCGTGCTCCTCCAGGCGGGCTGCTCACCCCGCCGCGGCTACGAGGCGGCGCTGGTGCTGGCCGACATCGCCGCCCGGGACCAGCCGAGCCGCCTGAAGCAGGCTACGCCGGCGCCTGAGCGCCGGTTCGTTGCCTTTACTTTCGAGGGACGCCCTTACCGGGGGGACCTGTATCTCCCCGGCGAAAAAACGCGCTCCGCGCTGCTGCTGGTCCCCGGGGCGGCTGAGGCGGGGAAGGACGATCCCCGCCTGGTTGCCTTCGCCACCTCCCTGGCCCGCGCCCGCTTCACCGTGCTGGTGCCGGACCTTGCCAGTCTGCGCGAATTGAAGGTGAACCCCGGCAACTCCCGGGAAATCGGCGACGCCTTTGCCTGGCTGGTTTCCAGGCCCGAGTTGGCCCCAGGCGGACGGGGGGGGATGGTCGCCTTCAGCTACGCTGCCGGACCGGCCATTCTCGCCGCCCTGGAACCGGAGATTCGCGAACGCACCGGCTTCATCCTGGCCGTCGGCGGTTATCACGACCTGGTGCAGGTCCTGACCTTCTTCACCACCGGCTGGTTCCGGCAGGATGGCAAATGGCAATACCTCGAACCTAACGAATACGGCAAGTGGGTCTTCGTCCTCAGCAATCTGGAGCGCCTGGACGACCCGGCGGATCGGGCATTGCTGCGGACCATGGCGAAGCGGAAGATGGCGGATCTCGACGCCTCCCTGGACGACCTGGCCGTGCTGCTGCGCGTCCAGGGAAGAGCCCTTTATGCCTTCATCGCCAACCGCGAGCCGCAGCGAGCGCCGGAGCTTCTGCGTCAGTTGCCGCAGGGTATCCAGGCCGACATCGCCGCCCTCGACCTGGCAAACAAGGACCTCTCCGCCCTCGGCGCCCGGCTACTCCTGATTCACGGCTACGACGACAGCATCATCCCGTTCACGGAGAGCATCGCCCTGGCGGCGGCGGTGCCGAAAGGGCAGGCGCGGCTCTTCCTGGTCGACGGTCTGGCCCATGTCGACCTCGAACCCGGCCTGCGCAGCCGCTTCCGGCTCTGGCGGGCCATTTACCTTCTGTTGGTCGAGCGGGACGCCGGCGGCGATTAGTTGGCCAGCTGGCCAGCAGAGGCGGTCGGGACAACCGGCGCAGGATTGCTATACTGTGAAAAAGACCGCCGGCGACCATGAAGGAGAATGAACCATGAGCATGGAAATCACCAGTTCGGCCTTCGCCAACGAAGGGATGATCCCCCGCCGCTTCACCTGCGACGGCGAGGACGTCTCCCCGCCCCTCAGCTGGCGGGGGGTGCCGCCAGGGGTGAAGAGCCTGGCGCTGATCGCCGACGATCCCGATGCGCCACGCAAAACCTGGGTGCACTGGGTAGCCTACAACCTGCCGGTTGGAAGCGGCGGACTGGCAGAGAACGTCCCGCCGGAGAAAACCATCGCCGGCGGCGGCCGGCAGGGTACCAGTGACTTCGGCCGGATCGGCTACGGTGGTCCGTGTCCGCCGAGCGGCACCCATCGCTACTTCTTCAAGCTCTACGCCCTCGATGCGGAACTCGGGCTGGCCCCCGGCGCCACCAAGGAGGAGTTGTTGCAGGCCATGGCGGGGCACGTGCTGGCCGAGGGGCAACTGATGGGACGCTACCGGAGGTAGAAATTGCCGGCCGACGACCTCAGGAAGCAGCTGCAATTCGACATCCTGCCGCAACCGGACGAAATCACCTGCGGCCCTACCTGCCTGCATGCCCTCTACGGCTATTACGGCGATGACCTCTCTCTCGATCAGGTCATTGCCGGGGTGCCGATGCTCGAAGGAGGCGGCACCCTGGCGGTGCTGCTCGCCTGCCACGCCTTGCGCCGCGGCTACCGGGCTTTGATCTACACCTACAAGCTGCAGCTCTTCGATCCGACCTGGCTGGCGGCCGGCGGGTCGGATCTGCGGGAGAAGCTGCGCCGGCAGATGGAATTCAAACACGACCCCAGGCTGCAGGCCGCCTCGCGGGCCTACCTGGAGTTTCTCGACCTGGGCGGCGAACTGCGTTTCGAGGACCTGACCACCGCCCTGATCCGCAAGTACCTGAACCGCTCGGTGCCGCTCATCACCGGCCTCTCCGCCACCTATCTCTATCGGACCCCCCGGGAGTTCGGGCCGAATGCCGACTACGACGACATCCGCGGCGAACCCTCAGGGCACTTCGTGGTGCTCTGCGGCTACGACCGTGAGGCGCGCACAGTGCGGGTCGCCGACCCGCTGCTGCCCAATCCGCTCGCACCGGCCCAGCTCTACGAAACCAGCATCGACCGGGTTCTCTGCGCCATCCTGCTCGGGGTGCTCACCTACGACGCCAACCTGCTGATCATCCAGCCGCGCCCGGAGCGCAAGGGACCGACCCATGCCGAGTCTCATCGTCGTTGACGATCCCGCCGACTGGCCGCTGGAACTCCCGGGGGCGGAGTTGGTGCCGGCGCGCACCTACCTGACCGACCGCCGCTATATCGGGCTGCGCGGGGCCAAGGTCTTCAACCTCTGCCGGTCCTACCGCTACCAGAGCCTCGGCTACTACGTCTCACTGCTGGCCGAAGCCAGGGGGCACAAGCCGCTGCCGAACGTGACCACGGTCCAGGACCTGAAGTCGCCGGCGATGGTCCGGGTCATTTCCGAGGAGCTCGACAAACTGGTGCAAAAGAGTCTGGCCCCCCTCCAGTCGAAGGAATTCGTCCTCTCCGTCTACTTCGGGCACAACCTCGCCAAACGCTATGACCAGCTCAGCCAGCACCTTTTCAAGCTCTTCCCGGCCCCCTTTCTGCGCTGCTCCTTCGTCTTCAGCGGCAAGCTCGGCAAGTGGATACTGCAGAGCCTGGGGCCGGTGGCCGCCAGCGAAATCCCCGCGGATCACCATCCCTTCGTGGTCGAGGTGGCCAGGGAATATTTCCAGGGACGCCGACGCACCGGGGGCCGAAAAACGGCGGCCCGTTACGACCTGGCGATTCTGGTGGCGCCCGGCGAGGCGGAACCCCCTTCCGACGAAAAGGCGCTGCAGCGCTTCATGCGGGCGGCCGAGGCGGTCGGTCTCGGCACCGAACTGGTGCAGAAGGAGGATTTCGGTCGCCTGGCCGAATTCGACGCCCTCTTCATTCGCGAGA from Desulfuromonadales bacterium includes these protein-coding regions:
- a CDS encoding YbhB/YbcL family Raf kinase inhibitor-like protein, with amino-acid sequence MSMEITSSAFANEGMIPRRFTCDGEDVSPPLSWRGVPPGVKSLALIADDPDAPRKTWVHWVAYNLPVGSGGLAENVPPEKTIAGGGRQGTSDFGRIGYGGPCPPSGTHRYFFKLYALDAELGLAPGATKEELLQAMAGHVLAEGQLMGRYRR
- a CDS encoding RimK family protein — its product is MPSLIVVDDPADWPLELPGAELVPARTYLTDRRYIGLRGAKVFNLCRSYRYQSLGYYVSLLAEARGHKPLPNVTTVQDLKSPAMVRVISEELDKLVQKSLAPLQSKEFVLSVYFGHNLAKRYDQLSQHLFKLFPAPFLRCSFVFSGKLGKWILQSLGPVAASEIPADHHPFVVEVAREYFQGRRRTGGRKTAARYDLAILVAPGEAEPPSDEKALQRFMRAAEAVGLGTELVQKEDFGRLAEFDALFIRETTSVNHHTYRFARKAVAEGLVVVDDPESILKCTNKVFLAELLEHNKIPTPKTLIVHRGNKDSVLLQLGLPCILKQPDSSFSRGVVKVEDEAGLKEAAARLLEKSELIIAQEFLPTPFDWRIGIFDRQPLYACRYYMARRHWQILRRDPAGLKTAEGRCDTLPVEHLPTAVLRTALRAANLIGDGLYGVDLKQDGEKVYVIEVNDNPNIDAGVEDKVLKDEIYLRIMRVMLARIELRKGRAFA